A genomic segment from Streptomyces antibioticus encodes:
- a CDS encoding ATP-binding SpoIIE family protein phosphatase, with protein sequence MRTDEPLPAVGEVLASLATGIWHWSTATGLVTVDAEAARLLGLPAEEAVLTEAQTRARLHPVDWNEITGVVQLAVAEATLAEVRIRIMDERGHVIRVVRSRSKPSFDPVKRAYELIGTLQEVTEPRPGTPAGRTAVTGDWRRSREAFLLDAGRALAEARDTEEVLRVAAGLSMPGFSPDGLAVFGVEGDRLTVIGHHGQRPGDENPFTHMPVDTDYPAAEVVRTGRAVYLSSPGQYKERYPLTWPMASHFGRQSWAFLPLTVAGRTMGAWMAAFTYPVAFTPDERSVLTTVARMLAQALTRAGAAETQRELTDGLQRSMLPTLGPEIPGLTLAARYIPTGGGLQVGGDWYDMIPLPGGTSRSRSGADRFALVIGDVQGHDVRAAGLMGQLRIALRAYAAEGHRPDAVLSRASHFFHGLTDADPGGEVRFATCLYVEVDPATGVLEFARAGHLDPAVRMTDGTVLLRATAGGLPLGIDPDADYPTTRLALEPGEALMLCTDGLLETGGHDLDTGWLRIRKILETHEGDLETLADSLVQAVHGPSSHHTTGPLADRREDDIALLLLFRHGAAGVGLDSGAAARQPVRRTMLTVAQAEPERVAVGRQQLRELLHDWNSDDQVDSAVLLVSEMLTNVLVHTDADALLVAEVTGASGERRIRVEVTDTSDDLPHKRRPGELASSGRGLVLIELLADTWGVAPRGEGKSIWFELYEPPPASAAVAEGPEGPEVP encoded by the coding sequence ATGCGTACTGACGAGCCCCTGCCCGCCGTGGGAGAGGTGCTCGCCTCCCTCGCGACCGGTATCTGGCACTGGAGCACGGCCACCGGGCTGGTCACGGTCGACGCCGAGGCTGCCCGACTGCTCGGGCTGCCGGCCGAGGAGGCGGTCCTCACCGAGGCCCAGACCCGGGCCAGGCTCCACCCCGTCGACTGGAACGAGATCACCGGAGTCGTCCAGCTCGCGGTGGCCGAGGCCACCCTCGCCGAGGTGCGGATCCGGATCATGGACGAGCGCGGCCATGTGATCCGGGTGGTGCGCAGCCGCTCCAAGCCGTCCTTCGACCCGGTGAAACGGGCGTACGAACTGATCGGCACCCTCCAGGAGGTCACCGAGCCCCGGCCCGGCACCCCCGCCGGGCGGACCGCCGTCACCGGTGACTGGCGGCGCTCACGGGAGGCGTTCCTGCTGGACGCGGGCCGGGCGCTGGCGGAGGCCCGCGACACGGAGGAGGTGCTGCGGGTGGCGGCCGGGCTGTCGATGCCGGGCTTCTCCCCGGACGGTCTTGCCGTCTTCGGCGTGGAGGGCGACCGGCTCACGGTGATCGGCCACCACGGGCAGCGCCCCGGCGACGAGAACCCCTTCACCCATATGCCGGTGGACACCGACTATCCGGCCGCCGAGGTGGTGCGCACCGGCCGGGCCGTGTATCTGTCCTCGCCGGGCCAGTACAAGGAGCGCTATCCGCTCACCTGGCCGATGGCCTCGCACTTCGGCCGGCAGTCCTGGGCGTTCCTGCCGCTGACCGTGGCCGGCCGCACCATGGGCGCCTGGATGGCGGCCTTCACCTACCCCGTCGCGTTCACCCCCGACGAGCGGTCCGTGCTCACCACCGTGGCCCGGATGCTCGCCCAGGCCCTGACCAGGGCGGGCGCCGCCGAGACCCAGCGCGAGCTGACCGACGGCCTCCAGCGCTCCATGCTGCCGACGCTCGGCCCCGAGATACCGGGTCTGACCCTGGCCGCCCGCTACATACCGACCGGCGGCGGACTCCAGGTCGGCGGCGACTGGTACGACATGATCCCGCTGCCCGGCGGCACCTCCCGTTCGAGGTCCGGGGCGGACCGGTTCGCGCTGGTCATCGGGGACGTCCAGGGCCATGACGTGCGCGCCGCCGGGCTGATGGGCCAGCTCCGCATAGCGCTGCGCGCGTACGCGGCCGAGGGCCACCGCCCCGACGCCGTCCTCTCCCGCGCCTCCCACTTCTTCCACGGCCTCACCGACGCCGACCCCGGCGGCGAGGTGCGCTTCGCGACCTGTCTGTACGTCGAGGTCGACCCCGCGACCGGAGTGCTGGAGTTCGCCCGCGCCGGGCATCTCGACCCGGCCGTGCGGATGACCGACGGCACGGTGCTGCTCCGCGCCACGGCCGGCGGGCTGCCGCTGGGCATCGACCCCGACGCCGACTACCCCACGACCCGGCTCGCCCTGGAGCCCGGCGAGGCGCTGATGCTGTGCACGGACGGCCTCCTGGAGACCGGCGGGCACGACCTCGACACCGGCTGGCTGCGCATCCGCAAGATCCTGGAGACCCACGAGGGCGATCTGGAGACCCTGGCCGACTCCCTGGTCCAGGCCGTGCACGGGCCGTCCTCCCACCACACCACCGGTCCGCTGGCCGACCGGCGCGAGGACGACATCGCCCTGCTGCTGCTCTTCCGGCACGGCGCGGCGGGCGTCGGCCTCGACTCCGGCGCGGCGGCTCGGCAGCCGGTGCGGCGCACGATGCTCACCGTGGCGCAGGCCGAGCCCGAGCGGGTCGCGGTGGGCCGGCAGCAGCTCCGCGAGCTGCTGCACGACTGGAACAGCGACGACCAGGTGGACTCGGCGGTGCTGCTGGTCTCCGAGATGCTGACCAACGTCCTGGTCCACACGGACGCCGACGCGCTGCTCGTCGCCGAGGTGACCGGGGCGTCCGGGGAGCGCCGGATCCGGGTGGAGGTGACCGACACCAGCGACGATCTGCCGCACAAGCGCCGGCCCGGCGAGCTGGCCTCCTCCGGGCGGGGGCTGGTCCTCATCGAGCTGCTCGCGGACACCTGGGGGGTCGCGCCGCGGGGCGAGGGCAAGAGCATCTGGTTCGAGCTCTACGAGCCGCCGCCGGCCTCCGCCGCGGTGGCGGAGGGGCCGGAGGGGCCGGAGGTGCCGTAG
- a CDS encoding PH domain-containing protein, with protein MALFGNAHPIDNHQAQQDYARLFGHGETVHAAFLLIRDTILFTDRRLILIDKQGITGKKVEYHSVPYRSITHFAVETAGTFDLDAELKIWVSGSSVPIEKTFTKGVDIYEVQAILTQFVAR; from the coding sequence ATGGCGCTCTTCGGCAACGCCCATCCGATCGACAACCACCAGGCCCAGCAGGACTACGCGCGGCTGTTCGGCCACGGCGAGACCGTGCACGCCGCGTTCCTGCTGATCCGCGACACCATACTGTTCACCGACCGCCGGCTGATCCTGATCGACAAGCAGGGGATCACCGGCAAGAAGGTGGAGTACCACTCGGTGCCGTACCGGAGCATCACGCACTTCGCGGTGGAGACCGCCGGCACCTTCGACCTCGACGCCGAGCTGAAGATCTGGGTCTCCGGCTCCTCGGTGCCGATCGAGAAGACCTTCACCAAGGGTGTGGACATCTACGAGGTGCAGGCGATCCTCACGCAGTTCGTGGCGCGCTGA
- a CDS encoding DUF397 domain-containing protein: MIREASAGDGSELVWFKSSYSSGNDGESCVEVAASPGTIHVRDSKYRDASPRLALAPDAWTGFVAYASGADVS, from the coding sequence ATGATCCGCGAGGCCTCTGCCGGGGACGGCTCCGAACTGGTGTGGTTCAAGAGCAGCTACAGCAGCGGCAACGACGGTGAGTCCTGTGTTGAGGTGGCCGCCTCCCCAGGCACCATCCATGTCCGCGACTCCAAGTACCGAGACGCCAGCCCCCGCCTCGCGCTGGCGCCGGACGCTTGGACAGGCTTCGTGGCGTACGCGTCGGGAGCTGACGTTTCATGA
- the aspS gene encoding aspartate--tRNA ligase, whose product MHRYRSHTCGELRSSDVGTDVRLSGWLHNRRDLGGILFIDLRDHYGITQLVARPGTPAYEALDKVTKESTVRVDGKVVSRGTENVNPELPTGEIEVEVGEVELLGAAAPLPFTINAEDGVNEERRLEYRFLDLRRERMHKNIMLRTAVISAIRHKMTALGFNEMATPILSATSPEGARDFVVPSRLNPGKFYALPQAPQQFKQLLMISGFDRYFQIAPCFRDEDARADRSPGEFYQLDVEMSFVEQEDVFRPIEQLMTELFEEFGGGRHVTSPFPRIPFREAMLKYGSDKPDLRAQLELVDITDVFEGSEFKAFAGKHVRALPVPDVSAQPRKFFDQLGDFAVSQGAKGLAWVRVAEDGSLTGPIAKFLTEENVAELTKRLSLAAGHAVFFGAGEFDEVSKIMGAVRVEAAKRAGHFEEGVFRFCWIVDFPMYEKDEDTGAIDFSHNPFSMPQGGLEALETQDPLDILGWQYDIVCNGVELSSGAIRNHEPEIMLKAFEIAGYDRDTVEEKFAGMLRAFRFGAPPHGGIAPGVDRIVMLLADEPNIRETIAFPLNGNAQDLMMGAPTELEEARLKELHLTVRKPQPK is encoded by the coding sequence ATGCATCGGTACAGGTCCCACACCTGCGGCGAGCTCCGCTCCTCTGACGTCGGCACCGACGTCCGGCTGAGTGGCTGGCTGCACAATCGGCGCGACCTGGGCGGCATCCTCTTCATCGATCTGCGCGATCACTACGGCATCACGCAGCTCGTCGCCCGTCCCGGCACGCCGGCCTACGAGGCCCTGGACAAGGTGACCAAGGAGTCCACGGTCCGGGTCGACGGCAAGGTCGTCTCCCGGGGCACCGAGAACGTCAACCCGGAGCTGCCCACCGGCGAGATCGAGGTCGAGGTCGGCGAGGTCGAGCTGCTCGGCGCGGCCGCCCCGCTCCCCTTCACGATCAACGCCGAGGACGGGGTCAACGAGGAGCGGCGCCTGGAGTACCGCTTCCTGGACCTGCGCCGCGAGCGCATGCACAAGAACATCATGCTGCGCACGGCGGTCATCTCGGCGATCCGGCACAAGATGACGGCGCTGGGCTTCAACGAGATGGCGACGCCGATCCTGTCCGCGACCTCCCCCGAGGGCGCCCGCGACTTCGTCGTCCCCTCGCGCCTCAACCCCGGCAAGTTCTACGCCCTCCCCCAGGCGCCGCAGCAGTTCAAGCAGCTCCTGATGATCTCGGGCTTCGACCGCTACTTCCAGATCGCCCCCTGTTTCCGCGACGAGGACGCGCGCGCCGACCGTTCGCCGGGCGAGTTCTACCAGCTCGACGTCGAGATGAGCTTCGTCGAGCAGGAGGACGTCTTCCGGCCGATCGAGCAGCTCATGACCGAGCTGTTCGAGGAGTTCGGCGGCGGCCGTCATGTCACCTCGCCGTTCCCGCGCATCCCGTTCCGCGAGGCGATGCTGAAGTACGGCTCCGACAAGCCGGACCTGCGCGCCCAGCTCGAACTGGTCGACATCACCGACGTGTTCGAGGGCTCGGAGTTCAAGGCGTTCGCCGGGAAGCACGTGCGCGCGCTGCCGGTGCCGGACGTCTCCGCCCAGCCCCGCAAGTTCTTCGACCAGCTCGGTGACTTCGCGGTCTCGCAGGGCGCGAAGGGCCTGGCCTGGGTCCGCGTCGCCGAGGACGGCTCGCTGACCGGCCCGATCGCCAAGTTCCTCACCGAGGAGAACGTCGCCGAGCTGACCAAGCGTCTGTCGCTGGCCGCCGGGCACGCCGTGTTCTTCGGCGCGGGCGAGTTCGACGAGGTCTCGAAGATCATGGGCGCGGTGCGGGTCGAGGCCGCCAAGCGCGCCGGGCACTTCGAGGAGGGCGTCTTCCGGTTCTGCTGGATCGTCGACTTCCCGATGTACGAGAAGGACGAGGACACCGGCGCGATCGACTTCTCGCACAACCCGTTCTCCATGCCGCAGGGCGGTCTCGAGGCCCTGGAGACCCAGGACCCGCTGGACATCCTGGGCTGGCAGTACGACATCGTCTGCAACGGCGTCGAGCTGTCCTCCGGCGCGATCCGGAACCACGAGCCGGAGATCATGCTCAAGGCGTTCGAGATCGCCGGCTACGACCGGGACACCGTGGAGGAGAAGTTCGCGGGCATGCTGCGCGCGTTCCGCTTCGGCGCCCCGCCGCACGGCGGCATCGCGCCCGGCGTCGACCGGATCGTCATGCTCCTCGCGGACGAGCCGAACATCCGCGAGACGATCGCCTTCCCGCTCAACGGCAACGCCCAGGACCTGATGATGGGCGCGCCGACGGAGCTGGAGGAGGCCCGCCTCAAGGAGCTGCACCTGACGGTGCGCAAGCCGCAGCCGAAGTAA
- a CDS encoding helix-turn-helix domain-containing protein, with product MDTENTSAPASAKSRIPGKNHPHGRPNSGVIHDHVRLTENFTVIGNDLAQHRELSLLAIGLACYIQSVRPGTAIDIKSLAARFPEGPTRIAAALRELETHGYLRRSRLRAPTGRIVTRTVSSNRPGHRPAADSPDRPVRRTAPEKPPPRKRLLPPVPKPGYSSPELLRMAVDVLAGLRRHDPRLLLSATDAEHLAPGVAAWLERDLTPTAVRHALTENLPLEPLIRPAALLAHRLTAQLPPPTPFRPPAPPPPDRRHPFQTCDRCDRAFRAPEPGHCRDCRTDLAEAA from the coding sequence ATGGATACCGAAAACACTAGCGCGCCCGCGTCCGCCAAGTCCCGTATCCCGGGCAAAAACCACCCCCACGGGCGCCCGAACTCCGGCGTGATCCACGACCACGTCCGTCTCACCGAGAACTTCACGGTGATCGGCAACGACCTCGCCCAGCACCGGGAGCTGTCGCTACTGGCGATCGGGCTGGCTTGCTACATCCAGTCCGTGCGGCCGGGCACGGCGATCGACATCAAGAGCCTCGCCGCCCGCTTCCCGGAGGGCCCCACCCGTATCGCGGCGGCGCTCCGCGAACTGGAAACCCACGGCTACCTCCGCCGCAGCCGCTTACGGGCGCCGACCGGGCGGATCGTCACCCGCACGGTCTCCAGCAACAGGCCGGGGCACAGGCCCGCCGCCGACAGCCCCGACAGGCCCGTCCGACGCACGGCACCGGAGAAGCCGCCCCCTCGCAAGCGGCTGCTCCCACCTGTGCCGAAGCCCGGGTACAGCTCCCCCGAGCTGCTCAGGATGGCCGTCGACGTCCTCGCCGGGCTCCGCCGTCACGACCCCCGTCTGCTCCTCTCCGCCACCGACGCCGAGCATCTCGCGCCCGGTGTCGCCGCCTGGCTGGAGCGCGACCTCACCCCCACCGCCGTACGCCACGCCCTGACCGAGAACCTGCCGCTGGAACCCCTGATCCGCCCGGCCGCCCTCCTGGCCCACCGCCTCACCGCCCAACTCCCGCCCCCAACACCGTTCCGCCCACCGGCCCCACCACCCCCGGACCGCAGACACCCCTTCCAGACCTGCGACCGCTGCGACCGCGCCTTCCGCGCCCCTGAACCGGGCCACTGCCGCGACTGCCGAACCGACCTCGCGGAGGCCGCCTAG
- a CDS encoding helix-turn-helix domain-containing protein: MSVDGEVRRLRTEADEPGWEVDPDDEWGVAVVATVGRQLKLRREAVGMRAGEFGKAVGYGEDLVYKIESGKRIPRPEYLDMADEVLGAGGLLAAMKEDVEKVRYPKKVRALGEMEAKAVEIGLYECNSVHGLLQTPDHARALIEAAQPPYSPDDVERMVAARLARQSVFGRDPVPSIHFVLEEAPLRRPLGGTMVWRQQLEHLLEVGRMRNVTLQVMPTRVEVHSGLDGRIELLKFADGTAVARSDGAFNGRPVTEPRQLHILELRYGTIRAQALPPWESLAFIEQLLGET; encoded by the coding sequence ATGTCGGTGGACGGCGAGGTACGGCGGCTCAGGACCGAGGCGGACGAGCCGGGGTGGGAGGTGGACCCGGACGACGAGTGGGGCGTGGCCGTAGTCGCCACCGTGGGGCGGCAGTTGAAGCTGCGGCGGGAAGCGGTGGGGATGCGGGCCGGTGAGTTCGGGAAGGCGGTGGGGTACGGCGAGGATCTGGTCTACAAGATCGAGAGCGGCAAGCGGATTCCCCGGCCGGAGTATCTGGACATGGCCGACGAGGTGTTGGGGGCGGGTGGGCTGCTCGCAGCGATGAAGGAGGACGTGGAGAAGGTCCGGTACCCGAAGAAGGTGCGGGCCTTGGGAGAGATGGAGGCCAAGGCGGTCGAGATCGGTTTGTACGAGTGCAACAGCGTTCATGGGCTGTTGCAGACGCCGGACCATGCCCGCGCCTTGATCGAGGCGGCGCAGCCGCCGTACTCACCGGACGATGTGGAACGGATGGTCGCTGCTCGGCTGGCCCGGCAGTCGGTCTTCGGACGCGACCCGGTCCCATCCATTCACTTCGTCCTGGAAGAGGCGCCGCTGCGACGCCCGCTCGGAGGCACAATGGTCTGGCGACAGCAGCTCGAACATCTGCTGGAGGTAGGGCGGATGCGCAACGTCACGCTTCAGGTGATGCCGACGCGAGTCGAGGTCCATTCCGGATTGGACGGCAGGATCGAGCTGTTGAAGTTCGCTGACGGTACGGCGGTTGCTCGTTCCGACGGAGCGTTCAACGGTCGTCCGGTAACCGAACCGAGGCAGCTCCACATCCTTGAGCTGCGGTATGGCACCATCCGGGCCCAGGCTCTCCCACCATGGGAGTCGCTGGCCTTCATCGAGCAACTGCTGGGAGAAACATGA
- a CDS encoding Uma2 family endonuclease yields MTIAPDNAQQGATHLYRAMRDFVESTDGTLPGKFEITKEGIVLDMMSPVRPHELTTLRLRKRLEKVMPEEIVAHTGEPDVELVPEGILRRPDIMVIAEADMEGQGSFDPRTLIAAVEIVSRSNPDNDWVTKLRDYPLIGIPVYAIFDPRTGDGAVLSDIHSTPDGPRYATRKDFVYGEDVTIADWTISTRDLPRYESETTEQL; encoded by the coding sequence ATGACCATCGCCCCGGACAACGCGCAGCAGGGCGCCACCCACCTCTACCGGGCCATGCGCGACTTCGTGGAGTCCACGGACGGCACTCTCCCCGGCAAGTTCGAGATCACCAAAGAAGGAATCGTCCTCGACATGATGTCGCCTGTGCGGCCGCACGAGCTCACCACGCTCCGTCTCCGGAAACGCCTGGAGAAGGTCATGCCCGAGGAGATCGTGGCCCACACGGGCGAGCCTGACGTGGAGTTGGTGCCCGAAGGCATCCTGCGCCGCCCCGACATCATGGTGATCGCCGAGGCGGACATGGAGGGGCAGGGATCGTTCGACCCTCGTACGCTCATCGCCGCCGTCGAGATCGTCTCCCGCTCCAACCCGGACAACGACTGGGTCACCAAGTTGCGCGACTACCCCCTGATCGGCATCCCCGTCTACGCGATCTTCGACCCCCGGACCGGCGACGGCGCCGTCCTCAGCGACATCCACTCCACGCCCGACGGCCCCCGCTACGCCACCCGCAAGGACTTCGTCTACGGCGAGGACGTCACCATCGCCGACTGGACGATCTCCACCCGGGACCTGCCACGGTACGAGAGCGAAACCACCGAACAGCTCTGA
- a CDS encoding ATP-binding protein, whose amino-acid sequence MIPESAQPDCHFRNFSVLLSPTPRGARLARLLATEQLRSWGLPQDPAAHIVAELANNAAGHGKVSGRNFRLLLYVIGGTLRIEVTDTRGDRLPELREAPADSETGRGLALVAALADRWGVAPGLRPRKTVWAELTLPAPESPKPDAPHPGPTCAPYEPPTGDKAPHQAPPLPPAAQTHSRE is encoded by the coding sequence GTGATTCCAGAATCGGCCCAACCCGACTGCCACTTCCGCAACTTCAGCGTCCTGCTGTCGCCCACTCCGCGCGGCGCCCGTCTCGCCCGCCTCCTCGCCACCGAGCAACTGCGTTCCTGGGGCCTGCCCCAAGACCCGGCCGCGCACATCGTCGCCGAGCTGGCGAACAACGCGGCCGGCCACGGCAAGGTCTCCGGGCGCAACTTCCGGCTCCTGCTGTACGTCATCGGCGGAACGCTCCGCATCGAGGTGACCGACACGCGCGGTGACCGGCTGCCGGAGCTTCGGGAGGCCCCCGCCGACAGCGAGACCGGACGTGGACTCGCCCTCGTGGCCGCTCTCGCGGACCGCTGGGGGGTCGCCCCGGGTCTTCGCCCGCGCAAAACGGTCTGGGCCGAACTCACCCTCCCGGCACCGGAATCACCGAAGCCTGACGCCCCACACCCCGGTCCGACCTGCGCTCCCTATGAACCACCCACTGGAGATAAAGCACCCCACCAAGCCCCACCCCTCCCTCCCGCCGCGCAAACTCACTCCCGCGAGTGA
- a CDS encoding DUF397 domain-containing protein translates to MSGVWFKSSYSSGPDGDSCVEVAHTPGTVHVRDSKYPDVSPRLALTPEAWADFVGIYCAGSPPKRSL, encoded by the coding sequence ATGAGCGGCGTGTGGTTCAAGAGCAGCTACAGCAGCGGCCCTGACGGCGACTCCTGTGTTGAGGTCGCCCACACTCCCGGAACCGTCCACGTCCGCGACTCCAAGTACCCCGACGTCAGCCCACGCCTCGCTCTCACGCCGGAGGCATGGGCCGACTTCGTCGGGATCTACTGCGCGGGTTCGCCGCCGAAGCGCTCCTTGTAG